The following are from one region of the Treponema denticola genome:
- a CDS encoding YicC/YloC family endoribonuclease: MKSMTGYALTEKTEPNSFISLEIKSYNSRYLDLNLNFPFWLSALEPVFRAYFSEKIARGKVEVSLHVKDADIDVDILTNTKVAKAYAKAMREVSEAAGINPEIDINRFSEKDGVIIIERNIDIPAWENTLLPIFEETFIKYDKTRLDEGSVLKKDILSNLDRIYASLKVIKKYAPQMEEIFCQNIKEKFTELLGSEINEQRIMQEVAVMLVKYTINEEIVRLEAHCNSLSHELKKNEPIGKKLDFICQEINREINTIGSKNQMIEMTQSIIEVKDALENIREQSRNVE, encoded by the coding sequence ATGAAAAGTATGACGGGCTATGCCCTTACCGAAAAGACCGAACCTAATTCCTTTATAAGTTTGGAGATAAAAAGCTATAATTCAAGATATTTGGATTTAAATTTAAATTTTCCCTTTTGGCTTTCTGCCCTTGAGCCTGTTTTTAGAGCTTACTTTTCTGAAAAAATAGCCCGCGGAAAGGTTGAAGTTTCCCTTCATGTGAAGGATGCGGATATAGATGTAGATATCCTTACCAATACTAAGGTTGCAAAGGCCTACGCAAAGGCTATGAGGGAGGTGTCCGAGGCTGCCGGAATAAACCCCGAAATAGATATAAACCGATTTTCCGAAAAGGACGGTGTAATCATTATAGAAAGAAATATAGATATTCCCGCTTGGGAAAACACCCTGCTTCCCATATTTGAAGAGACCTTTATAAAATACGATAAGACAAGGCTTGATGAAGGATCTGTCTTAAAAAAAGATATTTTAAGCAATCTGGACAGGATCTACGCTTCGTTGAAGGTAATAAAAAAATATGCGCCTCAAATGGAAGAAATTTTTTGTCAAAATATTAAAGAAAAATTTACCGAACTTTTAGGCAGCGAAATAAATGAACAACGCATTATGCAGGAAGTTGCCGTAATGCTTGTTAAATACACAATCAACGAAGAAATTGTCAGGCTTGAAGCCCATTGTAATTCTCTATCTCATGAGCTTAAAAAGAATGAGCCCATAGGTAAAAAACTCGACTTTATCTGTCAGGAAATAAACAGGGAGATAAATACTATAGGTTCAAAAAATCAGATGATTGAAATGACTCAGTCTATTATCGAAGTAAAAGATGCTCTTGAAAACATAAGAGAACAAAGCAGGAATGTCGAGTAG
- the cmk gene encoding (d)CMP kinase has product MKKTAFKIPEGRELRIAISGPSGCGNTTVSTLTAKTLNLPCINYTFKNIAKELNISFEEVLKRAQEDFSFDKTVDKKQIELAEAGSCVLGSRLAIWLLKQADLKVYLRASIEVRAKRIQKREGGDIEKIKADTDLRDLEDTRRYKELYGIDNTKYEKADLIIDTDNLAPEKIVEKILDELYSRGLLI; this is encoded by the coding sequence ATGAAAAAGACGGCTTTTAAAATCCCTGAAGGAAGAGAACTGAGAATTGCAATTTCCGGTCCTTCCGGCTGCGGAAATACTACGGTTTCTACCTTAACTGCAAAGACCTTAAATTTACCATGTATCAATTATACTTTTAAAAATATTGCTAAGGAGCTTAATATCTCTTTTGAAGAGGTTTTAAAAAGAGCCCAAGAAGATTTTTCTTTTGATAAAACGGTAGATAAAAAACAGATTGAGCTTGCAGAAGCCGGTTCCTGTGTCTTGGGTTCAAGATTGGCAATTTGGCTTTTAAAGCAGGCTGATTTGAAGGTTTATCTAAGAGCCTCTATAGAAGTACGCGCAAAAAGAATTCAAAAAAGAGAAGGCGGCGATATAGAAAAAATAAAGGCCGACACCGATTTGCGGGATCTTGAAGATACTCGGAGATACAAAGAGCTATACGGTATAGATAACACAAAATACGAAAAGGCCGATCTTATTATAGACACGGACAACCTTGCGCCTGAAAAAATTGTGGAAAAAATATTAGACGAGCTTTATTCCAGAGGCCTTTTAATTTAA
- the thrS gene encoding threonine--tRNA ligase, which yields MSTLQEKSKKLSTLRHSTAHVMAEAVVNLFPGTKVAIGPAIDYGFYYDFELPRPINNDDLPAIEKEMRKILTTRSNFEKEVISREKALEMFKDQPFKIELIKGLPADEEISIYKSGEFTDLCRGPHVCSMADINAQGFKLMKIAGAYWRGDETRPMLTRIYGTAWEKPNDLKEYLAMLEEAEKRDHRKVGKAMNLFHIDEENPGQVFWHPKGWTLYLTIQNYVRQRIKEDGYFEVHTPFVMPRSLWERSGHWAKYKENMFITESEKRLFALKPMNCPGHVEIFKQGIKSYKDLPLRLAEFGSCTRNEPSGSLHGIMRVRGFVQDDAHIFCTEEQISSEVSKFCALLKRMYADFGFAEDKILVKFSTRPEKRVGDDATWDRAEKALADACADAGLEYEIAEGEGAFYGPKLEFTLIDALGREWQCGTIQVDYQLPSAERLNAEYIGDDNNKHHPVMLHRAVLGSLERFIGILIENCAGILPPWLAPVQAVIVPVAPAFNDYAQKVQKILDEKGFRVIADIGTDRMNAKIRKHQEEKVIYQLIVGQSEMDNNSVAVRMRKGGQKVMSLDEFISFLKDKVDSFAIDSE from the coding sequence ATGTCAACTTTACAAGAAAAATCAAAAAAATTAAGTACTCTGAGGCATAGTACTGCCCATGTTATGGCTGAAGCTGTAGTTAATCTATTTCCGGGAACAAAGGTTGCGATCGGGCCGGCTATCGATTACGGATTTTATTATGATTTTGAGCTGCCTCGACCCATAAACAATGATGACTTACCCGCAATCGAAAAAGAAATGCGTAAAATTCTAACTACCCGTTCAAATTTTGAAAAGGAAGTGATAAGCCGCGAAAAAGCTCTTGAAATGTTTAAGGATCAGCCTTTTAAGATTGAACTTATAAAGGGTTTGCCCGCAGACGAAGAGATAAGTATTTATAAGTCCGGTGAGTTTACCGATCTTTGCAGAGGTCCCCATGTATGTTCGATGGCCGACATAAATGCTCAAGGTTTTAAACTTATGAAAATAGCCGGAGCATATTGGCGGGGAGATGAAACAAGGCCCATGCTTACCCGAATTTACGGTACGGCTTGGGAAAAGCCCAACGATTTAAAAGAGTACTTGGCTATGCTTGAAGAAGCCGAAAAGCGGGATCACCGAAAAGTAGGCAAGGCTATGAATCTATTTCATATAGATGAAGAAAATCCGGGGCAAGTGTTTTGGCATCCCAAGGGCTGGACTCTTTATTTGACCATACAAAATTATGTAAGACAACGCATAAAAGAAGACGGCTACTTTGAGGTTCATACCCCCTTTGTTATGCCCCGTTCCTTGTGGGAAAGGTCGGGCCATTGGGCTAAGTATAAAGAAAATATGTTTATAACCGAAAGCGAAAAGCGACTCTTTGCTTTAAAGCCGATGAACTGTCCGGGCCATGTGGAAATATTTAAACAGGGTATTAAGAGTTACAAGGACTTACCCCTGCGCTTAGCCGAATTCGGTTCCTGTACCCGAAATGAGCCGTCCGGTTCTTTACACGGTATTATGCGTGTCCGCGGTTTTGTTCAAGATGATGCCCATATTTTTTGTACCGAAGAGCAAATTTCTTCTGAAGTTTCAAAATTTTGTGCCTTGTTAAAGCGCATGTATGCCGACTTCGGTTTTGCTGAAGATAAAATTCTTGTTAAATTTTCTACGCGCCCCGAAAAGAGGGTAGGGGACGATGCTACATGGGACAGGGCAGAAAAGGCCTTGGCCGATGCCTGTGCAGATGCAGGACTCGAATATGAAATTGCAGAGGGCGAGGGGGCTTTTTACGGGCCTAAGCTGGAGTTTACTTTAATCGATGCCCTCGGCCGTGAATGGCAGTGCGGTACCATACAGGTAGATTATCAGCTTCCGTCTGCCGAAAGACTAAATGCCGAGTACATAGGCGATGACAACAATAAGCATCATCCTGTAATGCTTCATAGAGCAGTTTTAGGCTCACTGGAAAGGTTTATAGGAATCTTGATAGAAAACTGTGCAGGTATTTTGCCTCCATGGCTGGCCCCTGTTCAGGCAGTTATCGTTCCCGTAGCTCCCGCCTTTAACGACTACGCTCAAAAGGTTCAAAAAATCTTGGACGAAAAAGGCTTTAGGGTTATAGCCGACATCGGAACCGATAGAATGAATGCTAAAATCAGAAAACACCAAGAAGAAAAGGTCATCTATCAGCTGATTGTAGGCCAAAGCGAAATGGACAATAATTCGGTTGCTGTCCGAATGAGAAAGGGCGGTCAAAAGGTTATGAGTCTTGATGAATTTATCTCATTCTTAAAAGACAAGGTTGATTCTTTTGCTATTGATTCGGAATAG
- the flcA gene encoding periplasmic flagellar collar protein FlcA codes for MPGIKELEKFKNQLLAIANEPEITAKWGERREDIPLPKEMPLPDVNLDDLLGFKEEDKIPPNQEQDDLSEFDAADIFPAEKDENDGASQDFDNMLSGLDLEGPDSLDDIGGLDDDGFDVPEALLSGLGDMVEDARSEDAVNTDDGTDDIFPDFDTDFAVQEPDLGKANKPDIENIADLNDFDLDDFTDEINPLEDAGTSFEPADLGITASSDTDNDVDELESIDFSPANEGLASMDFAPLSNNPDSIDMSPEIDELEGLDISPEKDSPKTFDLSPKADELEDLDLSPETDELDDLDLSPETEEFEDLDLSPEADDLEDLNLSPEDEGLESMDISPFTDSPDSIDLSSPQSDKGDFSSFSKSSDPQEPSFDESLTGEDLLSSEEPSPAQENVSPPGSGFTDIDIPEIDEHTAFAIDDNVLNTEMGGGMDDFSVPESFIQFSPEKNFKFFESKKPIDEEEYEGKIPLSISEDDYDYLIERVSSFPLNLRIELEDYLVNVNDSELNKMEIVHLIVNDVSLKKIVSKLEKILDKSIPIPRGFDKKSYEDYEKEKRSFKYRFVHKILPAAILTTVALGFILSIFVLVWQFIYKPVVAEGLYKEGMTGIESGQYERAIKRFDDAVTYKKKRKWYFKFANAFREKKQFLSAETIYERLLSDFNHDRQGGIEYADMLSTDLRNYEKAEKVLKRGVLDYHINDQGTLLALGDVYLDWADEDSTKYEEARKTYASLINLYGSKDVFSERMMRYFIRTDNLAEVLPLKNYFLNKKLPDDDLIELSGYLLEKRYEPKPADSENLIGKIDDLRELLEKSIKKRPESPEANYNMGRFFLHNQKNEAANDYLVNAINLYEDSIKMTPKRTIRQIDAMRLYGELIAGDKLYNEAQEIYAKALAKYEAYTAQKGIYPSPVIGKLYANYGDISYFIAGDYDEALDAYEHAVRELNNSPSIQYKMGYIYYQKENYSDAMKAMTLAYSEKPNDKNLLYGFGNVLFKYTNYFAAQAYYERLMELLEAEKIRKGIIFPQTRVDHAEFVEDYMHTSNNLAVVLNRIAVQNGDSNKNGRALSLFGESTRAWDALNRNPETMIRAKTINLAYANIQNMVKPRSAFVPEIYSDIPKTLENEKVLQQTEDR; via the coding sequence ATGCCCGGTATAAAAGAGCTTGAAAAATTTAAAAATCAACTTCTCGCAATAGCAAACGAACCCGAAATTACGGCAAAATGGGGGGAAAGACGTGAAGATATTCCTTTACCCAAAGAAATGCCTCTTCCTGATGTAAATCTGGATGACTTATTAGGTTTTAAAGAAGAAGATAAAATTCCTCCTAACCAAGAACAGGATGATCTTTCAGAATTTGATGCGGCAGATATCTTCCCTGCAGAAAAAGATGAAAACGATGGCGCTTCCCAAGACTTTGACAACATGCTTTCCGGTTTGGACCTTGAAGGACCTGATTCATTGGATGACATAGGCGGCTTAGATGATGACGGCTTTGATGTACCCGAAGCTCTGCTCTCCGGACTGGGGGATATGGTTGAAGATGCCAGAAGTGAAGATGCCGTAAATACGGATGATGGAACAGATGATATTTTCCCGGATTTTGATACGGACTTTGCAGTACAGGAGCCGGATTTAGGTAAAGCAAACAAACCCGACATAGAAAATATAGCCGATTTAAATGATTTTGATTTAGATGATTTTACTGATGAAATAAACCCCTTAGAAGATGCCGGCACGTCTTTTGAACCTGCCGACTTAGGTATAACCGCATCGAGCGATACCGATAATGATGTAGACGAACTTGAAAGTATAGATTTTTCACCCGCGAATGAAGGTCTTGCGAGCATGGATTTTGCTCCTCTGTCCAATAATCCCGACAGCATAGATATGTCTCCGGAAATAGATGAGCTTGAGGGCCTGGACATATCACCTGAGAAGGACTCTCCGAAAACTTTCGATCTATCGCCTAAAGCTGATGAGCTTGAAGACCTTGACCTATCGCCTGAAACCGACGAGCTTGACGACCTTGACCTATCGCCTGAGACTGAGGAGTTCGAAGACCTTGACCTATCGCCCGAAGCTGATGATCTTGAAGATCTTAACCTATCACCCGAAGACGAAGGCCTTGAAAGTATGGATATTTCTCCCTTCACAGATAGCCCTGACAGTATAGACCTGTCTTCTCCACAATCTGATAAAGGAGATTTTTCAAGCTTTTCAAAATCATCAGATCCGCAGGAACCCTCCTTTGACGAATCTTTGACGGGAGAAGACTTGCTCAGTTCGGAAGAACCTAGCCCTGCTCAAGAAAATGTCTCACCGCCGGGAAGCGGATTTACAGACATAGATATTCCCGAAATAGACGAGCACACAGCCTTTGCTATAGATGACAATGTTTTAAATACTGAAATGGGCGGAGGAATGGATGATTTTTCCGTTCCTGAAAGTTTTATCCAATTTTCTCCCGAGAAGAATTTTAAATTTTTTGAATCAAAAAAGCCCATAGACGAAGAAGAATATGAGGGAAAAATACCTCTTTCAATTTCTGAAGATGATTATGACTACCTGATAGAAAGAGTTTCTTCATTTCCTCTCAATTTAAGAATAGAACTTGAAGACTATCTTGTAAATGTGAACGATTCCGAATTAAACAAGATGGAAATCGTTCATTTAATTGTAAACGATGTTTCTCTAAAAAAGATAGTAAGCAAATTAGAAAAAATCTTAGATAAATCCATTCCTATTCCGAGGGGATTCGATAAAAAATCCTATGAAGACTACGAAAAAGAAAAACGCAGCTTTAAGTACCGCTTTGTACATAAGATATTACCTGCTGCAATTTTAACTACAGTAGCTCTGGGATTTATCCTTTCTATTTTTGTTCTTGTATGGCAATTTATATACAAACCGGTTGTAGCCGAAGGCTTATATAAAGAAGGAATGACCGGTATAGAATCGGGCCAATATGAAAGAGCTATCAAGCGCTTTGATGATGCAGTAACTTATAAGAAAAAACGAAAATGGTATTTTAAATTTGCAAATGCCTTCCGTGAAAAAAAGCAGTTTCTATCAGCAGAAACAATTTATGAGAGGCTTTTATCCGACTTTAACCATGACCGCCAAGGCGGTATCGAATATGCAGATATGCTCAGTACCGATTTACGCAACTATGAAAAGGCCGAAAAGGTTCTTAAAAGAGGAGTACTAGACTATCACATAAATGACCAAGGTACTCTTCTAGCTTTAGGAGACGTTTACTTGGACTGGGCAGATGAAGATTCTACAAAATATGAAGAGGCCAGAAAAACCTATGCAAGCCTTATAAACCTTTACGGATCCAAGGACGTATTTTCAGAAAGAATGATGCGTTACTTTATCCGCACGGACAATTTGGCCGAAGTTTTACCTTTAAAAAACTATTTTTTAAACAAAAAGCTGCCCGATGACGACCTCATCGAACTCAGCGGCTATCTTCTTGAAAAACGGTATGAGCCCAAACCTGCCGATTCTGAAAATCTGATAGGCAAAATAGATGATTTGCGGGAACTATTGGAAAAATCCATAAAAAAACGGCCTGAAAGCCCTGAAGCCAATTATAATATGGGACGCTTCTTTTTACACAATCAAAAAAATGAAGCAGCAAATGATTATCTTGTAAACGCAATAAACCTCTACGAAGACAGCATAAAAATGACTCCGAAACGTACTATCAGACAGATAGATGCAATGCGTCTTTACGGAGAGCTCATAGCAGGCGATAAGCTGTATAACGAAGCTCAAGAAATCTATGCAAAAGCCTTAGCCAAATACGAAGCTTACACAGCTCAAAAGGGCATTTATCCGTCCCCTGTTATCGGAAAACTTTATGCAAACTATGGAGATATTTCTTATTTTATAGCCGGAGATTATGATGAAGCCTTGGATGCTTACGAACATGCAGTCCGTGAATTAAATAACAGTCCCTCAATTCAATACAAGATGGGCTATATCTATTATCAAAAAGAAAATTATTCGGATGCAATGAAGGCTATGACTCTGGCTTACAGCGAAAAACCTAACGATAAGAACCTTTTATACGGATTTGGAAATGTCCTATTTAAATATACCAATTATTTTGCGGCCCAAGCTTACTATGAAAGACTGATGGAATTACTGGAAGCCGAAAAAATAAGAAAGGGAATTATTTTTCCGCAAACACGCGTTGACCATGCGGAATTTGTAGAAGACTATATGCACACTTCAAATAATCTTGCCGTAGTGCTTAACAGGATAGCCGTTCAAAACGGAGATTCCAACAAAAACGGAAGAGCCTTATCCTTGTTCGGAGAATCAACAAGGGCTTGGGATGCTTTAAACAGAAATCCGGAAACTATGATTCGGGCAAAAACAATAAACCTTGCTTATGCAAATATTCAAAACATGGTAAAGCCGCGTTCTGCATTTGTACCGGAAATCTACAGCGATATACCTAAGACCCTTGAAAACGAAAAGGTTCTACAACAAACGGAAGACAGATAG
- a CDS encoding DUF4912 domain-containing protein gives MNLSKSYLQSVSTDELLQIADDYGIFVPKGLCRNLIIEELLEIDEDSNLSDNKLLKISNDDLFLDDEMDGKGNAGLALSYNKTEIHVLLRDPMWAFAFWDFYKPEFLNLVDDPDFDSFFLRVLLLSENNLSESYDYFDIDVAEADRNRYFYLSFEDSVTRVELCSRKIEGEVSVLAKSNLIRLRRKNIPNNLCVLDNDVSSSVYLSGISELKKQHFKNYRQAFRGKEEPKIERL, from the coding sequence GTGAATTTATCAAAAAGTTATTTACAATCCGTTTCTACGGATGAGCTTTTACAAATTGCCGATGATTACGGCATATTTGTACCGAAAGGGCTATGCAGAAATCTAATAATTGAAGAGCTGCTTGAAATAGACGAAGATTCTAATTTATCTGATAACAAGCTTTTAAAGATCAGCAATGATGACTTGTTTTTAGATGATGAAATGGATGGTAAAGGAAATGCAGGCTTGGCTCTTTCCTATAACAAGACTGAAATTCATGTGCTGCTCAGGGATCCGATGTGGGCCTTTGCTTTTTGGGATTTTTATAAGCCCGAATTTCTAAATTTAGTGGATGATCCTGATTTTGACTCTTTCTTTTTAAGGGTTCTTTTGCTGTCTGAAAATAATCTGTCCGAATCATACGATTATTTTGATATTGATGTGGCAGAGGCAGATAGAAATAGATATTTTTATCTTTCTTTTGAAGATTCGGTAACAAGGGTTGAATTATGCTCCCGTAAAATTGAAGGAGAGGTTTCCGTTTTAGCAAAGTCTAATCTTATAAGGCTTAGACGAAAAAATATTCCTAATAATTTATGTGTTCTTGACAATGATGTAAGTTCGTCGGTATATCTTTCAGGAATTTCCGAGTTAAAAAAACAGCATTTTAAAAATTATCGTCAGGCATTTAGGGGAAAAGAGGAGCCGAAAATTGAAAGATTATAA
- a CDS encoding glycoside hydrolase family 57 protein has translation MKDYKLIFILDAHLPYVCNEVEQGLIEEDWLFDALSYLYLPVLKMCSNLQKENIPFKIGVVFEPALCDMLADKVLQDRYRQHVQRKIEFAKKELECFAECAETKKLIQYNLKRFNDDKRIFEDCGGNVLKQFDYLARQGYVELLATTATNSFLPFFLSMPEAIAAQIEMGQINYRKHFSSVPSGFWIPSMAYFDGLDDIIRSYGYDYTVVSSEGFLLSDKVPPAGVFSAAASKNGLKFLACDLSACNSIYDELNGFPQNKVYIDVENDVGFRQSEEYLASVFDTSKGRRAIGFRYWSRDEEETPYDIQKAHAQILADAESYVNSRAEALRAVKETGGCESPFSLLIISSDFFGKKWCEGLIWLEKVFSLINDSEDLETMLPSGAANLSKQLYTVKPFFSSFLKSGYADELLTKENDWMYRYIVKITERMIDLVEMFPADGSLKERVLNAAAREVLLLQSVYWPLYINDPQLKDFAERRFVEHVNSFTAAYEALGADSPDAKWLSERESKYPVFKDINYRIFSRKK, from the coding sequence TTGAAAGATTATAAATTAATTTTTATTTTGGATGCTCATTTGCCGTATGTATGCAATGAAGTTGAGCAGGGCCTTATAGAAGAGGATTGGCTTTTTGATGCTTTATCTTATCTTTATCTGCCTGTCTTGAAAATGTGTTCTAACTTACAAAAAGAAAATATTCCGTTTAAAATAGGTGTTGTTTTTGAACCGGCACTATGCGATATGCTTGCCGACAAGGTTTTGCAGGATAGATACCGTCAACATGTTCAGCGCAAAATAGAGTTTGCAAAAAAAGAACTCGAATGCTTTGCAGAATGTGCAGAGACAAAAAAACTTATTCAATACAACCTAAAGCGTTTTAATGATGATAAGCGTATCTTTGAAGATTGCGGAGGAAATGTTTTAAAGCAGTTTGATTATCTTGCCCGTCAAGGTTATGTGGAGCTGTTGGCAACGACTGCAACCAATTCTTTTTTACCGTTTTTTTTGAGTATGCCGGAAGCTATTGCTGCACAGATAGAAATGGGGCAGATAAATTACCGCAAGCATTTCAGCTCTGTTCCCTCAGGTTTTTGGATTCCTTCTATGGCTTATTTTGACGGTTTGGATGATATTATAAGAAGTTACGGTTATGATTATACGGTTGTTTCTTCTGAAGGTTTTTTGCTTTCGGATAAGGTTCCGCCTGCCGGTGTTTTTTCGGCAGCAGCTTCAAAAAACGGGTTAAAATTTTTAGCCTGTGATCTTTCCGCTTGTAATTCTATTTATGATGAGCTCAACGGGTTTCCTCAAAATAAGGTTTATATTGATGTGGAAAATGATGTCGGCTTTAGACAATCCGAAGAATATTTAGCTTCCGTATTTGATACTTCAAAGGGCAGGCGGGCAATAGGGTTCAGGTATTGGTCAAGGGATGAAGAAGAAACTCCTTATGACATACAAAAAGCTCATGCTCAAATTTTGGCAGATGCCGAATCCTATGTAAACTCTCGTGCAGAGGCTCTAAGAGCTGTTAAAGAAACGGGGGGGTGTGAATCACCGTTTTCCCTTTTGATTATCTCATCCGATTTTTTCGGTAAAAAATGGTGTGAAGGTCTTATCTGGCTTGAGAAGGTTTTTAGTCTGATAAATGATAGTGAAGACTTGGAAACTATGTTACCTTCAGGTGCCGCTAATTTGTCCAAGCAGCTTTATACCGTTAAACCGTTTTTTTCTTCCTTTTTAAAGTCGGGTTATGCGGATGAACTTTTAACAAAAGAAAACGACTGGATGTATAGATATATCGTTAAGATTACCGAGAGGATGATAGATCTTGTCGAAATGTTTCCTGCAGACGGCAGCTTAAAAGAGCGCGTTTTAAATGCTGCGGCGAGAGAGGTGCTTCTTTTACAGTCCGTTTATTGGCCTCTTTATATAAATGATCCGCAGCTTAAAGATTTTGCAGAAAGGCGTTTTGTAGAGCATGTCAATTCTTTTACGGCAGCCTATGAGGCCCTTGGAGCCGATTCGCCTGATGCAAAGTGGCTTTCAGAACGCGAAAGTAAGTATCCCGTTTTTAAAGATATAAATTACCGTATTTTTAGCCGCAAAAAATAA
- the alr gene encoding alanine racemase — protein MRATKAIIHLDNLQYNIKEIKKRLNKNVKICLPVKADAYGHGAVRVAVAAIRAGVSYLAVASIQEAVELREAGIVAPIISLSLPVLEEIPELLKYDIEPLVIDEEFINDLNRFAKKLNKKAGVHLKIDTGMRRIGCSPMEAVKLAVQIDRAENLELKGVCTHFAVSDSTDEKNIKFTKKQISVFKDSIKEIKKAGINPGLIHAANSGAVLQYPEAQFDMVRPGILVYGYAPSPSLNSLIDLKPVMELVTQVVLIKKIEKDTSVSYDRCWTAEKETFVATLPIGYADGLMRSLSGLKVRIGKDFFPIIGRICMDQCMIDIGASPWVQRWDEVCIFGPVSKEHPKNNTAQDLAKIAGTIPYELTCDINKRVPRIFIDETIQ, from the coding sequence ATGAGAGCGACAAAGGCTATTATCCATTTGGATAACTTACAATATAACATTAAAGAAATAAAAAAACGGCTTAACAAGAATGTAAAGATTTGTCTTCCGGTCAAGGCCGATGCTTACGGGCATGGGGCTGTGAGGGTCGCTGTTGCAGCAATAAGGGCAGGGGTTTCTTATTTGGCTGTTGCCTCCATTCAGGAAGCTGTCGAATTAAGAGAGGCCGGTATTGTAGCTCCGATTATTTCTTTAAGTCTTCCCGTGCTTGAAGAAATTCCTGAGCTTTTAAAATACGATATTGAGCCTTTGGTTATAGATGAGGAGTTTATAAACGATTTAAACCGTTTTGCAAAAAAACTGAATAAAAAAGCCGGAGTTCATCTTAAAATAGATACCGGAATGCGGAGGATAGGCTGCTCTCCTATGGAAGCCGTTAAACTTGCGGTACAGATAGACCGTGCAGAAAATCTTGAGCTAAAAGGAGTGTGTACGCATTTCGCCGTTTCCGATTCTACCGATGAAAAAAATATTAAATTTACAAAAAAACAGATTTCTGTTTTTAAGGACTCAATAAAAGAAATAAAAAAAGCGGGGATTAATCCCGGATTAATTCATGCCGCAAACTCAGGAGCTGTTCTTCAATATCCCGAAGCCCAATTCGATATGGTGCGTCCGGGAATCTTGGTCTACGGTTATGCACCCTCTCCATCCCTAAATTCTTTAATAGATTTAAAGCCTGTAATGGAGCTTGTTACACAGGTAGTGCTTATCAAAAAAATTGAAAAGGATACAAGCGTTTCTTATGATAGATGTTGGACAGCCGAAAAAGAAACATTTGTTGCAACCCTTCCTATAGGCTATGCGGACGGGCTCATGCGTTCCCTTAGCGGATTAAAAGTGAGAATAGGAAAAGATTTTTTTCCGATCATCGGACGCATTTGTATGGATCAATGTATGATAGATATAGGTGCTTCTCCATGGGTTCAAAGATGGGATGAGGTTTGTATCTTCGGTCCTGTTTCAAAAGAACATCCTAAAAATAATACGGCCCAAGATCTTGCAAAGATTGCCGGAACTATTCCTTATGAACTGACATGCGATATAAACAAAAGAGTTCCGCGTATTTTTATTGATGAAACCATACAATAA
- the ispH gene encoding 4-hydroxy-3-methylbut-2-enyl diphosphate reductase: MVVKRAEVLGYCSGVRRAVDTVLKIAKENTENKSGLYTFGPLIHNPSTMLRLKQMGVKTIDTENFTGDEDYKDSVIVIRAHGIPPSKKSELEKSGAKVIDATCSRVKASQALAKKHSEEAFVILAGDKNHGELISIAGYAEGKCLIVQNAEEAALIDLPSSLSTNGSAVLIAQTTIKESEYEAIASALKKRISDLKVFNTICPATYDRQAALKKLAYEVDALLVIGGKNSANTKRLFQTAVDTKKPSWLIEDASEIPKEIFSYSVVGLTAGASTPDFIIDEVEKKLLEG; the protein is encoded by the coding sequence ATGGTTGTAAAACGTGCGGAAGTTTTAGGTTATTGTTCCGGAGTACGCAGAGCTGTTGATACGGTTCTTAAAATAGCTAAAGAAAATACTGAAAATAAATCCGGCCTTTATACCTTCGGCCCTTTGATTCATAATCCTTCTACAATGTTACGCTTAAAACAAATGGGTGTAAAAACTATCGACACTGAAAATTTTACCGGAGATGAAGACTATAAAGATTCCGTTATCGTAATAAGGGCTCACGGTATTCCTCCGTCAAAAAAAAGCGAATTGGAAAAAAGTGGGGCTAAGGTAATAGATGCAACATGCTCCAGAGTAAAGGCAAGTCAGGCCCTTGCAAAAAAACATTCTGAAGAAGCTTTTGTTATTTTAGCCGGAGATAAAAACCACGGAGAACTTATAAGCATTGCAGGTTATGCGGAAGGAAAATGTTTAATCGTTCAAAATGCCGAAGAAGCCGCTTTAATAGATTTACCTTCTTCTTTAAGTACAAACGGGAGTGCCGTTTTAATTGCTCAAACGACGATTAAGGAATCGGAGTATGAAGCAATAGCTTCGGCTTTGAAGAAAAGGATTTCCGATTTAAAGGTCTTTAATACGATTTGTCCTGCAACCTACGATAGGCAGGCTGCCCTAAAAAAATTAGCTTATGAAGTTGATGCGCTTTTAGTTATAGGCGGAAAAAATTCGGCAAATACAAAAAGACTCTTTCAAACCGCTGTTGACACAAAAAAGCCTTCATGGTTAATTGAAGATGCTTCTGAAATACCGAAAGAGATTTTTTCTTATTCCGTAGTCGGTTTAACTGCCGGAGCTTCAACTCCCGATTTTATAATCGATGAGGTAGAAAAAAAATTACTTGAGGGATAA